Proteins from one Ketobacter alkanivorans genomic window:
- a CDS encoding XTP/dITP diphosphatase, producing MQDIVVATGNKGKLKEINQVLNPFGLRALGQSDFDVPEIEETGLTFVENAILKARNASKITGKPALADDSGLEVDALQGAPGIYSARYAGVDACDADNVAKLLDALKDLPQAQRTARFQCVMVYLRHEADPVPLICQGSWEGYIDFQASGDNGFGYDPVFVVPEKNCTAAQLPPQIKNQLSHRGQALKKLMAAFAAKQNGQ from the coding sequence ATGCAAGACATCGTCGTCGCCACCGGCAACAAAGGCAAACTCAAAGAAATCAATCAGGTACTCAATCCTTTTGGCCTGCGCGCCTTGGGCCAGAGCGATTTTGATGTACCCGAAATCGAAGAAACCGGGCTCACCTTTGTGGAAAACGCCATTCTCAAAGCCCGCAACGCCAGTAAGATCACCGGCAAACCAGCATTGGCGGATGATTCCGGCCTGGAAGTGGATGCACTGCAAGGCGCACCCGGCATTTACAGTGCTCGCTACGCCGGTGTCGATGCCTGCGACGCCGATAACGTCGCCAAACTGCTAGACGCTTTGAAAGACCTACCGCAAGCACAACGCACCGCCCGCTTTCAGTGTGTGATGGTGTATCTGCGCCATGAGGCCGATCCAGTACCACTGATTTGCCAGGGCAGCTGGGAAGGCTACATTGATTTCCAAGCTTCCGGTGATAATGGTTTTGGTTATGATCCTGTGTTTGTGGTGCCCGAGAAAAACTGCACCGCCGCGCAACTGCCGCCGCAGATAAAAAACCAGCTCAGCCACCGCGGCCAGGCCCTGAAAAAACTGATGGCCGCCTTTGCCGCCAAGCAGAACGGGCAATAA
- a CDS encoding DUF4426 domain-containing protein codes for MTTIRMTRFKILIGTLLAIALLLTADLAAAEQLVEDQHYVVHYSAFNSTHLTPEVAQAYGLMRSRHRGVVNIAVQRKMPGGSNKAVMAQLTGYTGQLGGSEIPLDFQMVEEGDAIYYLAQFLTSDGGKLNFDIKVKPTPEASPLKVSFEQSFFVD; via the coding sequence ATGACCACCATCAGAATGACCCGTTTTAAGATCTTGATCGGCACATTACTGGCCATCGCCCTGTTGCTGACCGCCGACCTGGCAGCCGCCGAACAACTGGTTGAAGATCAGCACTACGTTGTCCATTACAGCGCCTTCAATTCCACCCATCTCACCCCCGAGGTTGCCCAGGCCTATGGCCTCATGCGCAGCCGCCATCGGGGTGTAGTGAACATCGCCGTGCAACGCAAAATGCCCGGTGGCAGCAACAAAGCGGTGATGGCCCAGTTAACAGGCTACACCGGTCAACTGGGGGGCAGCGAGATTCCACTGGACTTTCAAATGGTGGAAGAAGGCGATGCCATCTACTATCTTGCTCAATTTTTGACCAGTGATGGCGGCAAGCTGAACTTCGACATCAAAGTAAAACCGACACCAGAAGCCTCCCCGCTAAAAGTCAGCTTTGAACAAAGTTTCTTTGTAGATTAA
- the metW gene encoding methionine biosynthesis protein MetW, giving the protein MRQDLQTIQQWIKPNSSVLDLGCGNGALLAHLRDSKNVFGYGLEIDQDKILECIKKSINVIEQDLDYGLSSFENDSFDMVVMTQALQAVNYPDRVIDDMLRVGKECVITFPNFGYWRCRWYLATRGRMPVSKSLPYTWYNTPNIHLCTFKDFEALCHRKHLKILNRTVVDMNYRDGFFMRLFPNLFGEVAVYHVTK; this is encoded by the coding sequence ATGCGCCAGGATCTGCAAACCATTCAACAATGGATCAAACCCAACAGCAGCGTGCTGGATCTGGGCTGTGGCAACGGCGCGTTACTCGCGCATCTGCGCGACAGCAAGAACGTATTCGGCTATGGACTGGAGATCGATCAGGACAAAATCCTTGAATGCATTAAGAAAAGCATCAATGTCATCGAACAGGATCTGGATTACGGCCTGAGCAGCTTCGAGAACGACAGCTTCGACATGGTGGTGATGACCCAGGCCCTGCAAGCAGTGAACTACCCCGATCGGGTCATCGACGACATGCTGCGGGTGGGTAAAGAATGTGTTATCACCTTTCCCAATTTTGGCTACTGGCGCTGCCGCTGGTATCTGGCCACTCGCGGCCGCATGCCCGTTTCCAAATCATTGCCGTATACTTGGTACAACACCCCCAACATCCATCTGTGTACATTCAAGGATTTTGAGGCTCTGTGCCACCGCAAACATCTCAAAATACTCAACCGCACGGTGGTGGACATGAATTACCGCGATGGCTTTTTTATGCGCTTGTTCCCCAACCTGTTCGGTGAAGTAGCGGTTTACCACGTCACAAAATAA
- the metX gene encoding homoserine O-succinyltransferase MetX — MDFKDGSVGIVQPQRFRCEQPITLQCRKTLPHYELIFETYGTLNAAKTNAVLVCHALSGHHHAAGYHSAEDKRPGWWDACIGPGKAIDTNRFFVVSLNNLGGCHGSTGPTSINPDTNKPYGPDFPIMTVKDWVNSQHALMLHLGIPHWSAVVGGSLGGMQAMQWAMDFPDLVRNAVVIAAAPKLSAQNIAFNEVARKAILSDPDFCEGHYYEHNKYPKIGLSLARMLGHITYLSDAAMREKFGRELRNGAISFDFNVEFQVESYLNYQGEVFSKNFDANTYLLMTRALDYFDPAQDYDHDLRKALAQAKARFLVLSFTTDWRFSPERSREIVEALLAARKQVTYADIECPQGHDSFLLDVPRYINLFKAYMNSIQLDGGN; from the coding sequence TTGGACTTTAAAGACGGCTCCGTGGGCATTGTTCAGCCCCAGCGATTCCGTTGCGAACAACCCATTACCCTGCAATGTCGCAAGACCCTGCCCCATTACGAACTGATCTTTGAAACCTACGGCACATTGAACGCAGCCAAAACCAATGCCGTGCTGGTGTGCCACGCCTTAAGCGGCCACCACCACGCCGCCGGTTACCACAGCGCCGAAGACAAGCGACCCGGCTGGTGGGATGCCTGCATCGGCCCCGGTAAAGCCATCGACACCAACCGCTTCTTCGTGGTGAGCCTGAACAATTTAGGGGGCTGCCACGGCAGCACCGGCCCCACCTCCATCAACCCGGACACCAACAAACCCTACGGCCCCGACTTTCCCATCATGACCGTGAAAGATTGGGTCAACAGCCAACATGCGCTGATGCTGCACCTGGGCATTCCCCATTGGTCGGCAGTCGTGGGCGGCAGCCTGGGGGGCATGCAGGCCATGCAGTGGGCCATGGACTTTCCGGATCTGGTGCGCAATGCCGTGGTCATCGCCGCAGCGCCCAAGCTGTCGGCGCAGAATATCGCCTTCAACGAGGTGGCCCGCAAAGCCATCCTCTCGGATCCCGATTTCTGCGAAGGCCATTATTACGAGCACAACAAGTACCCCAAAATCGGCCTCAGCCTGGCCCGCATGCTCGGCCACATCACCTATTTGTCGGATGCCGCCATGCGGGAGAAATTCGGCCGTGAACTGCGCAACGGAGCCATCAGTTTCGACTTTAACGTGGAATTTCAGGTCGAGAGCTACCTGAACTATCAGGGGGAAGTGTTCTCGAAAAACTTCGACGCCAACACCTACCTGTTGATGACCCGTGCGCTGGACTACTTTGACCCTGCGCAAGACTACGATCACGACCTGCGCAAGGCGCTGGCCCAGGCCAAAGCCCGCTTTCTGGTGTTGTCCTTCACCACCGATTGGCGGTTCTCCCCGGAGCGCTCCCGTGAGATCGTGGAGGCGCTGCTGGCTGCCCGCAAGCAGGTCACCTACGCCGACATCGAATGCCCACAAGGCCACGATTCCTTCCTGCTGGACGTGCCCCGTTATATCAATTTGTTCAAAGCTTATATGAATTCAATCCAACTGGATGGAGGCAACTGA
- a CDS encoding dynamin family protein: protein MESARLSNQMDAYLQWRQEIHRELTRYRGWLIDHNVQNPELESKLEQALQTLKEDKITIAFVGEFSRGKTELINALFFSHYGTRILPSGAGRTTMCPTELLYDHRSTESYIRLLPIETRMVGSSLASFRKIPDKWVFVPLNAEDPRMIKKAFAEVAQLKSVSPREASAMGFQIDLLEKDPNNEDKVLIPAWRHAMINFDHPLLRQGLTIIDTPGLNALGCEPELTFSLLPEAQSILFLLSASTGVSATDLDIWNRHIRDLSLRESTGVYAVLNKVDAVWDELEDDQYNKRILGDIRAQCARQLAIAPDEILSVSAKEGLLAQVEGNMERLDKSFLPELEELLSNDMMRRKEHLIQKSVIRDIHAMLHGSRKTLLRRRESVLAELRVLKAEESDRKSQLEKMLSQARHEQAFYHKKLILLKSSRKMILREGASMLEPVNSNKLAQYLKDAGKALTSSWTIVGMNNAIDSFFDNLNGDMVSLASQHEKLQAMVADIYAKYEAELGMAPLDYPRFSPRDYTTRLEDLRTKAGSFRRNLRKLLTEQKATSKRFLSTIVNEGSTIYRLYERAAKEWLNDVLLPLFQNAQEQKHLLDEHITKLRVLGNAEETSEQRIANMESMLEDLDEQVAQVEDMIKGLRKPAPIHQSRKVIPIISSQFSSRPL from the coding sequence ATGGAGTCAGCGCGTCTTTCCAATCAGATGGATGCCTATCTTCAGTGGCGGCAGGAAATCCACCGCGAACTGACGCGTTACCGTGGCTGGCTGATTGATCACAATGTGCAGAACCCTGAGCTGGAATCCAAGCTTGAACAGGCGCTGCAGACCCTGAAAGAAGACAAAATCACCATCGCCTTCGTGGGTGAGTTCTCCCGCGGCAAGACTGAGCTGATCAACGCCCTGTTCTTCAGTCATTACGGCACGCGCATCCTGCCATCCGGTGCTGGCCGCACCACCATGTGCCCCACTGAGCTGCTCTACGATCACCGCTCCACGGAAAGCTACATCCGCCTGCTGCCGATTGAAACCCGGATGGTCGGTTCCAGTCTGGCCAGCTTCCGCAAGATCCCCGATAAGTGGGTGTTTGTGCCGCTGAACGCCGAAGACCCGCGCATGATCAAGAAAGCCTTTGCCGAGGTAGCGCAACTCAAGTCCGTCAGCCCCCGCGAAGCATCCGCCATGGGGTTCCAGATCGATCTGCTGGAAAAAGACCCGAACAACGAGGACAAGGTGCTGATCCCGGCCTGGCGTCACGCCATGATCAACTTTGATCATCCCCTGCTGCGTCAGGGCCTCACCATCATTGACACCCCCGGCCTCAACGCCCTGGGCTGCGAGCCAGAGCTGACCTTCAGCCTGCTGCCAGAGGCCCAGTCGATCCTGTTTCTGCTATCCGCCTCCACCGGCGTCAGCGCCACCGATCTGGACATCTGGAACCGACACATCCGTGACCTCTCCCTGCGTGAATCCACCGGGGTGTACGCGGTACTGAACAAAGTCGATGCCGTGTGGGATGAACTGGAGGACGATCAATACAACAAACGCATTCTGGGGGACATTCGCGCCCAATGTGCCCGTCAGCTGGCCATTGCCCCCGATGAAATTCTCAGCGTCTCCGCCAAAGAAGGCCTGCTGGCCCAGGTGGAAGGCAATATGGAAAGACTGGACAAAAGCTTCCTGCCAGAGCTGGAAGAACTGCTGTCCAACGACATGATGCGACGCAAGGAACACCTCATCCAGAAGAGCGTTATCCGCGACATCCACGCCATGCTCCACGGCAGCCGCAAAACCCTGCTGCGCCGCCGCGAATCAGTACTGGCGGAACTGCGCGTACTCAAAGCCGAAGAATCCGACCGCAAATCCCAGCTGGAAAAAATGCTCAGCCAGGCCCGTCACGAGCAAGCCTTCTACCACAAAAAGCTGATTTTGCTGAAATCCAGCCGCAAGATGATCCTGCGGGAAGGGGCAAGCATGCTGGAGCCGGTGAACAGCAACAAACTGGCTCAGTACCTCAAAGATGCCGGCAAAGCCCTCACCAGCAGCTGGACCATCGTCGGCATGAACAACGCCATCGACAGCTTTTTCGACAACCTAAACGGTGACATGGTGAGCCTGGCCTCCCAACACGAAAAGCTGCAGGCCATGGTGGCGGACATCTACGCCAAGTACGAGGCCGAACTGGGCATGGCGCCACTGGATTACCCCCGGTTCAGCCCCCGTGACTACACCACCCGGCTGGAAGACCTGCGGACCAAAGCAGGCAGTTTCCGCCGCAATCTGCGCAAGTTGCTCACCGAACAGAAGGCCACCTCCAAGCGCTTTCTCAGCACCATCGTCAACGAGGGTTCCACCATCTACCGCTTGTACGAGCGGGCCGCCAAAGAGTGGCTCAATGATGTACTGCTGCCCCTGTTCCAAAACGCTCAGGAACAAAAACACCTACTGGATGAGCACATCACCAAACTGCGGGTTCTGGGCAACGCCGAGGAAACCTCCGAGCAGCGCATCGCCAATATGGAATCCATGCTGGAGGATCTGGATGAACAGGTCGCCCAGGTTGAAGACATGATCAAAGGCCTGCGCAAACCGGCTCCCATCCATCAGAGTCGCAAGGTGATCCCCATTATCAGCTCCCAGTTTTCATCGCGCCCACTGTAA
- a CDS encoding DUF167 domain-containing protein, which translates to MADWYRWQGDDLILDCRLQPKAATDEIVGDHGNELKIRITAPPVDGKANDHLTRFLAKSFGVSKSQVAIEKGELGRSKRIRIHAPVKIPAKLNIGKP; encoded by the coding sequence ATGGCCGACTGGTATCGCTGGCAGGGCGACGATCTGATTCTGGATTGCCGTCTGCAGCCCAAGGCCGCCACTGACGAAATCGTAGGGGATCACGGAAACGAACTGAAAATACGCATTACCGCCCCGCCGGTGGACGGCAAGGCCAATGACCACCTGACCCGATTTCTGGCAAAGTCCTTTGGTGTCAGCAAAAGTCAGGTGGCCATCGAAAAAGGGGAACTGGGGCGGAGTAAACGCATTCGGATTCACGCACCGGTTAAAATTCCTGCTAAGCTGAACATTGGCAAGCCCTGA
- a CDS encoding YggT family protein, giving the protein MNVSGAFLFLITTLFDIYISIVLARFILQMVRADFYNPISQFIVKATNPFLIPLRRVVPGYRGLDIASLALFLIVVAIKLGLYIFVFSDAAGVPILGLIIFALKSIANTVINFFLFVIFVSAILSWVTAASGGYNPFADILRQIAEPVLAPARKIIPPMGGLDISPMLVMLALIFIKNLFQLNGMP; this is encoded by the coding sequence ATGAACGTAAGCGGCGCTTTTCTTTTTCTGATCACCACCCTATTTGATATCTACATTTCCATCGTGCTGGCCCGATTCATACTGCAAATGGTGCGGGCGGATTTCTACAACCCGATATCCCAGTTCATCGTTAAAGCCACCAACCCGTTTTTGATCCCCCTGCGCAGAGTCGTGCCCGGCTATCGTGGCCTGGACATAGCCTCGCTGGCGCTGTTTCTGATCGTGGTTGCGATCAAACTGGGCCTGTATATATTTGTGTTCAGCGATGCCGCCGGTGTGCCCATCCTGGGGCTGATCATTTTTGCGTTAAAGTCCATTGCCAACACGGTGATCAATTTCTTCCTGTTTGTGATCTTCGTATCCGCCATCCTGAGCTGGGTCACAGCGGCCAGCGGCGGCTACAACCCGTTTGCAGATATACTGCGTCAGATCGCCGAACCGGTGCTGGCTCCGGCCCGCAAAATCATTCCCCCCATGGGTGGGCTGGACATCTCACCCATGCTGGTGATGCTGGCGCTGATTTTTATCAAAAACCTGTTCCAGCTCAACGGCATGCCTTGA
- the proC gene encoding pyrroline-5-carboxylate reductase produces the protein MSIKITFIGAGNMASSLAGGMIAKGMDPINITLCDINEQQLAQVRKQLQVNTTRDNINGCQKADVVVLAVKPQVMEQVLAPLQGLFQQRKPLVLSIAAGITLAKLQQWLGQDMPIVRCMPNTPALVETGATGLFANTNVTATQREQARTVMAAVGLALWVENEDQIDAVTAVSGSGPAYFFLVMEAMVAAGTALGLSEQVAKQLTLQTALGSAQMAITSDVEPAELRRRVTSPGGTTERAIGIMEDNKLREIFAEALQGAYQRSKELSG, from the coding sequence ATGAGCATCAAGATAACGTTTATCGGCGCTGGCAACATGGCCAGCAGTCTGGCCGGTGGCATGATTGCCAAAGGCATGGATCCTATCAATATCACCCTGTGTGACATCAACGAACAGCAACTGGCCCAGGTGCGCAAGCAGCTGCAGGTAAACACCACCCGTGACAATATCAACGGCTGCCAAAAGGCCGACGTGGTGGTGCTGGCGGTGAAACCTCAGGTGATGGAACAGGTGCTGGCACCGCTGCAAGGCCTGTTTCAGCAGCGCAAACCGCTGGTATTGAGCATTGCCGCCGGTATTACCCTGGCCAAGCTGCAACAATGGCTGGGGCAGGACATGCCCATCGTGCGCTGCATGCCGAACACCCCCGCCTTGGTCGAAACCGGCGCGACCGGCCTGTTTGCCAACACCAACGTAACCGCCACCCAGCGCGAGCAAGCCCGCACCGTTATGGCAGCCGTGGGCCTGGCCCTGTGGGTTGAAAATGAAGATCAGATCGACGCCGTTACTGCCGTTTCCGGCAGCGGCCCTGCTTATTTCTTCCTGGTTATGGAAGCCATGGTTGCAGCGGGCACGGCTCTGGGTCTGAGCGAACAAGTCGCCAAACAGCTGACCCTGCAAACCGCTCTGGGATCAGCGCAAATGGCCATCACCAGCGATGTCGAACCCGCGGAGCTGCGCCGCCGCGTCACCTCCCCCGGCGGCACCACCGAGCGCGCCATCGGCATCATGGAAGACAACAAGCTGCGGGAAATCTTCGCTGAAGCACTGCAGGGAGCCTATCAGCGCTCAAAAGAGCTTTCCGGCTGA
- a CDS encoding GntR family transcriptional regulator: MPLKTLSLSEQIAQHLTQKIVTGEFAPGSRLPENELAKSLEVSTNSLREAFRLLENMHLVELQPRRGVRVCDVNPQQVRYLYDFLFLLFSRLAAQVAEEWQEGEVEDLIAMVGDLGKLFQDNDLLQAHEVAFRFVQIATRRFAKNPYLAQDIEGLLPLLQRYSYIALRAETTEFDVSLSIFQRLVKNVLARDASATVADIREYGENQCQIVLRALAQQNAA; the protein is encoded by the coding sequence ATGCCGTTGAAAACCTTGAGCCTAAGCGAGCAAATCGCCCAACATTTGACGCAGAAAATCGTTACCGGTGAATTTGCGCCGGGCAGCCGCCTGCCGGAGAATGAGCTGGCCAAATCCCTTGAAGTGAGCACCAACTCACTTCGTGAGGCATTTCGCCTTCTGGAGAACATGCATCTGGTTGAGCTGCAACCTCGCCGGGGCGTGCGCGTATGCGATGTCAATCCACAACAGGTTCGATATCTGTACGACTTTTTGTTTCTGTTGTTCAGCAGGCTGGCGGCGCAGGTTGCAGAAGAGTGGCAAGAGGGTGAAGTGGAAGACCTGATCGCCATGGTGGGCGATCTGGGGAAACTGTTTCAAGACAACGACCTGCTGCAGGCCCATGAGGTTGCATTCCGTTTTGTACAAATTGCGACCCGGCGCTTTGCCAAAAACCCCTATCTGGCCCAGGATATTGAGGGGCTACTGCCGCTGTTGCAGCGCTACTCCTACATCGCCTTACGGGCGGAAACCACTGAATTTGATGTCTCTTTGAGCATATTCCAACGCCTGGTAAAAAACGTGCTGGCCAGAGACGCCTCTGCCACCGTTGCCGACATCCGGGAATACGGCGAAAACCAGTGTCAAATTGTGCTGCGGGCCCTTGCGCAACAAAACGCCGCTTGA
- a CDS encoding alkane 1-monooxygenase gives MFESMSPDRMLALKKWGYLLFWATMVPLVPFAAMIGQDSGTQNYWAFFLYAVVFGIIPIADFVIGKDPSNPDEAVQVPAMSEERIYRVFTLLMAGIWLIVQGYAGYVFINNDYSIWGQLGWILSIGTVGGIIAINLGHELIHKDPKLENWAGGLMLASVTYAGFKVEHVRGHHVHVSTPEDASSSRYNQTLYHFLPRAFVRNFINAWKLEKQYLERKGHANISVHNELIWWYAISALFAVGYGVVWGWMGVVFFLGQSFVAALTLEVINYVEHYGLHRRENDKGRYERVTPAHSWNSNYLLTNVALFQLQRHSDHHAYAKRRYQVLRHYEESPQLPAGYASMYVLAWFPPLWKKIMNPRVEAYYQGEMDQLFRERGRVNNIIQPAR, from the coding sequence ATGTTTGAGTCGATGTCGCCGGATCGCATGCTGGCGTTAAAAAAGTGGGGCTATTTGCTGTTTTGGGCGACGATGGTGCCATTGGTTCCCTTTGCAGCCATGATTGGGCAGGATTCCGGCACCCAGAACTACTGGGCGTTTTTTCTGTACGCGGTGGTGTTTGGCATCATCCCCATCGCGGATTTCGTGATTGGTAAAGATCCCAGCAACCCAGACGAGGCGGTGCAGGTGCCTGCCATGAGCGAGGAGCGCATCTACCGTGTATTCACGCTGCTGATGGCGGGGATTTGGCTGATTGTTCAGGGTTATGCAGGTTACGTGTTCATCAACAATGACTATTCCATTTGGGGTCAGCTGGGCTGGATACTGTCTATCGGTACCGTGGGCGGCATCATCGCCATCAACTTGGGCCATGAGCTGATCCACAAAGATCCCAAGCTGGAGAACTGGGCCGGTGGCCTGATGCTGGCGTCGGTTACCTACGCTGGTTTTAAGGTGGAGCACGTGCGTGGCCATCACGTCCATGTGTCTACCCCCGAAGACGCTTCCTCCAGCCGCTACAATCAAACGCTGTATCACTTTTTGCCCAGGGCTTTTGTTCGTAATTTCATCAACGCCTGGAAGTTGGAGAAGCAGTACCTGGAGCGCAAAGGCCACGCCAATATCAGTGTGCATAACGAGCTGATTTGGTGGTACGCCATCTCGGCGCTGTTCGCAGTAGGTTATGGCGTAGTGTGGGGCTGGATGGGTGTGGTGTTCTTTTTAGGGCAGAGCTTTGTTGCCGCGCTTACCCTAGAGGTCATTAACTACGTGGAGCATTACGGCCTGCACCGTCGTGAAAACGACAAAGGTCGCTACGAGCGGGTGACACCGGCTCACAGCTGGAATTCCAATTACCTGCTCACCAACGTTGCCTTGTTTCAGTTGCAGCGCCACAGCGATCATCACGCCTACGCCAAACGCCGCTATCAGGTGTTGCGTCATTATGAAGAAAGCCCCCAACTACCGGCCGGTTACGCCAGCATGTATGTGTTGGCGTGGTTTCCGCCCCTGTGGAAGAAGATCATGAACCCCCGAGTGGAAGCCTACTATCAGGGTGAAATGGATCAGCTGTTCCGCGAGCGTGGCCGAGTCAATAATATCATCCAGCCCGCCCGGTAA
- a CDS encoding YggS family pyridoxal phosphate-dependent enzyme, whose product MTNDLQQRFQQVIQHIRDAAARLGKPEPTLLAVSKKHPSDAIRTLYDLGQRDFGESYWQEAESKLADLNDLDIVWHFIGPIQSNKTRPIAEHFDWVHSIDREKVARRLSEQRPAHLPPLKVCLQVNIDHEDTKSGVPPEQVLPLARAVSGLPNLHLAGLMCIPSRVQAAGEDETPQRAAFHRLALLKQQLEEAGITTQALSMGMSDDLEAAIAEGSTLVRVGTALFGERR is encoded by the coding sequence ATGACAAACGATCTGCAACAACGCTTCCAACAGGTGATCCAACATATTCGGGACGCCGCCGCCCGCCTCGGCAAGCCAGAGCCTACCCTGCTGGCCGTGAGCAAAAAGCACCCCAGCGATGCCATCCGCACTCTGTACGATCTGGGGCAGCGTGATTTTGGCGAAAGCTACTGGCAAGAGGCGGAAAGCAAACTGGCAGACCTGAATGATCTGGACATTGTCTGGCATTTTATCGGCCCCATCCAATCCAACAAAACCCGCCCCATCGCAGAGCATTTTGATTGGGTTCACAGCATAGACCGAGAGAAAGTGGCGCGCCGTCTGAGCGAGCAACGCCCGGCGCATCTGCCCCCTTTAAAAGTGTGTCTGCAGGTAAATATCGATCACGAAGACACCAAATCAGGGGTGCCGCCAGAGCAGGTGCTACCCTTGGCCAGGGCTGTCTCCGGCCTGCCCAATCTGCACTTGGCAGGGTTGATGTGTATTCCTTCGCGGGTGCAGGCAGCGGGTGAGGATGAGACACCACAACGGGCGGCTTTTCATCGTCTGGCGTTGTTAAAACAGCAACTCGAAGAAGCGGGCATTACCACGCAGGCGCTGTCCATGGGCATGTCCGACGATCTGGAAGCCGCCATCGCAGAGGGCAGCACCCTGGTCAGAGTGGGAACGGCGCTCTTTGGGGAGCGCCGTTGA
- a CDS encoding type IV pilus twitching motility protein PilT — protein MDITELLAFGVKNGASDLHLSAGLPPMIRVDGDVRRINLPAMDHKQVHGLIYDIMNDKQRKDFEEFLETDFSFEVPGVARFRVNAFNQNRGAGAVFRTIPSKVLSMEDLGQGQVFKDICEFPRGLVLVTGPTGSGKSTTLAAMLDYVNETRYEHILTIEDPIEFVHESKKCLLNQREVHRDTLGFAEALRSALREDPDIILVGEMRDLETIRLALTAAETGHLVFGTLHTTSAAKTIDRVVDVFPAAEKAMVRSMLSESLQAVVSQTLLKKTGGGRVAAHEIMIGTPAIRNLIREDKIAQMYSAIQTGASLGMQTLDQCLGDLVRKGHVSIELAREKAKNPDGLK, from the coding sequence ATGGATATTACGGAGTTGCTTGCCTTTGGCGTGAAAAACGGTGCGTCTGACTTACACCTGTCGGCCGGTTTGCCCCCCATGATCCGGGTTGATGGCGATGTTCGCCGAATCAACCTGCCAGCAATGGATCATAAACAGGTGCATGGCCTCATTTATGACATCATGAATGATAAGCAGCGTAAGGATTTCGAAGAATTTCTGGAAACGGATTTCTCTTTCGAGGTGCCGGGTGTGGCTCGCTTCCGGGTTAACGCCTTTAACCAGAACCGGGGCGCCGGTGCGGTGTTCCGAACCATTCCCTCCAAAGTGTTATCCATGGAGGATCTGGGCCAGGGGCAAGTGTTCAAAGATATCTGTGAGTTTCCCCGTGGCTTGGTATTGGTAACCGGGCCTACCGGCTCCGGCAAATCCACAACCCTGGCGGCGATGCTGGATTACGTTAACGAAACCCGTTACGAACACATCCTCACCATCGAAGACCCCATCGAATTCGTACACGAATCCAAAAAATGTCTACTTAACCAACGGGAAGTGCATCGTGATACCCTCGGTTTTGCGGAGGCCCTGCGTTCAGCGCTGCGGGAAGATCCCGATATCATCCTGGTGGGTGAGATGCGAGATCTGGAAACCATTCGTTTGGCGCTGACTGCCGCTGAAACCGGTCACTTGGTGTTCGGCACCCTCCACACCACCTCTGCGGCCAAAACCATTGACCGTGTGGTGGATGTGTTCCCGGCAGCGGAAAAAGCCATGGTGCGCTCCATGTTGTCGGAATCCCTGCAGGCAGTTGTGTCCCAGACACTGTTGAAAAAAACCGGTGGTGGCCGGGTGGCGGCCCATGAAATTATGATTGGCACACCGGCTATTCGAAACCTGATTCGTGAAGATAAAATTGCCCAGATGTACTCGGCCATTCAAACCGGAGCATCATTGGGGATGCAGACCCTGGATCAATGTCTGGGTGATTTGGTGCGCAAGGGCCATGTTAGTATCGAGCTGGCTCGCGAAAAGGCCAAGAACCCCGACGGACTTAAATAA